GGCAACCCATCCTCATTTTTGTGCCGACGTCCTAACATTAGCAGCCTGACAGGTGCACAGAGCGGATGTCACACAGTCattgcagtgggacccacactttGCCTTGGTTGCGCTGCTTGCTCCCTAATACTACGTGAGGGCGTGCTACATGAAAGGAGAGGAGACAGTGTGAGCAGGATACTCGCATTAAAGAAATGACATGACAAGAAGGGCCACACACCCATTTTCCAGAAGTTTACGCCCCTCCCCATGACTAATAACAGGGTAAATTTGGCCAAATGCTGCTTGCAGTATACATAGTATGAGATGTCACCCACCTGACATGTTTACTGGCCAATTGTGGCTACATTAtctatgtgagacccacctaatACACAGCTCAGGATGCCCTACAAATGTGCCATACATTTGTGAATGTGGGGCTTAGCAGTAATTTGTGGAGTGTGAAACCAATAGTTAATACAAAAAAGATCATTTTTAAGTATAAAATTCTTGTGGATTCTAAAATAAACTAAATATAAAATTATCACAGAAATAAGATCATAGGGATGCGTTtagttgtaccaaatatcatgcTTTTTCAGTCTAATTGgtgcaaaatttcatgaaatttcatgataattgGTGGAACCAAGTGCACCTGAGATTACAATTTCCCATTTACAAGATCAATGAAGGAACAAATGCAGGTAAACAGATGACTTAACATAAACACGAGGGGGAGGGGGCAGGGGGGAAACAGAGAGGAAGGAATGGTCGCATGACAAGATTAGCAATGAAAGTACTCGAAAAAAATCTTGCAAAGAGGAAGACTTGCCAGGTGAAGATATTATCACTCTAAACTGCTCAATGCATGAAATTTCCTCTACTTCACCACCAAACTTCATGTTATAAACTTCCTCACCATGGGATTTTTTCAATGCAGCTTGTGCATGGAAAAGAGCTTCAGCTACTTCTTTGTCACCGGGAAGTTCATTTATCAGTACCTCATAATCTCTAACAGATTCAGCCCACCGTCCAAGCTAATCAGCAGAAAATGCAGCAATAATCGATCAAATCAGTATACCCGAAATCCCAAAACTCACACGAATGAGGATGGGGACAGAATCTAGCTAATTCACCTTGTCGTTGGAGGCAGCACGTCGAAGGAGAGCTTTGGTGTACCTGGGATGGATTCTCAGAGCTTCATTACAGTCTTCGACAGACAGCTCCCATTGCCCGAGCTTGGATCTGCAAGCTGCTCTATTGCAATAGAGAACAGGGTTGGAGGGATGGAACTTGAGGCCTTCTCCATAGGCTGCACAAGCTTCGGCAAACTTACCTGCATTAAAGAGATCATTCCCATGGACCCGAGCTTTCGCTACGGATCTCACGCTGTTCAGTAATACCGCAACTTCAATGTTTCGAGGATCGATATGCCCAGCTTTCTCAGCAGCCCCAACTGCACTCTCAAACCTGCAAAACATCCACTCTCACTCACCCGATGTCTCTTGATGTTCTGTTGGAACTTTAAATTCCAAAGCTCACCTTCCCATAGCCATTTCAACCTGGGCGCGGACAAAGAATGGATAAGAATCACAGATCATTCCAAAGAACTTGGTCTGTGAGCAGGACTGGGGAGACGGTTCAAACTTAGGCACGCTTGATAGGGTGGAATCAGCATCTTCAAGTTGATGGAGCTTGAGAAGGGCTTCTGCTCTCAATGCAAAGAGCTACAAATTCCAACCAACTCAGACCAAAGTTACATTCTTTTCTAGTAAAAGCCTTTTTGGTAGATTCTTaagaatgagttcatctcattttagttaatcgtaATTATGTATTAAGGTATGTTTGGTTGTGCTAAAtacatcatgaaatttcatgataattggtgcaaccaaactgACCCCTAGAGATCATATTCTTTTTTAGtaaggataaaaaaataatattgataACCAACAAACGTGGTATCtcatacataattatgattaactaaaatcagttgaactcatttttaggtgtcacAAAAAGGCCCTAATCATTTCAATGCATAAAATTCGGTTCTGAAATTTTACCTGCAGAGCAGACTCAGCTCCAGCCGCAATGGCAGCATCACCTTCCCTCAATGCACTCTTCCAATCTCCAATCTTACGAGCATCCATACATCTGCTCAGATGCCTCTCCACTGCCTGCAATTTTTGCAACTCGGCAGCATCTGGCGTCTGCCCAGAATACAAGTGTTTTCGAGCATTCTCAACCTGCCCTAACCTGCCAAAACGTCAAGGTAGAATGCCTATGCCGATGAATTTAGATCCCACAAACAACATATGGCAGATAATGATGAGAAAGATGAATTCAAATTAAGAAATGCCACAAAATACACAGGAAACAAAGAGAGGCCAGGAATCTAAACCAAACAAAGCCATGAAATGCAGGAAACGTAAAGAATCAATAATGAATCTCAACCATGCAaagccacaaaaatacaaaggaaACGAAGAGAATCCATATTTCTATATTACTAGGACGTCAAAGGGAGGATGTAAACATTATTCATGAATTTAAATCAACCAAATATTGTGAAGACAGTATTACAAAAATAATCCATGAACCCAAACCAAACACTGAACATAAAATCAAAAAGCAAAAAAGGAGCAAACCAAAAGAGAACAGTGGATCTTACAAGTCGTACAAACGGGAAATATGATGGAAACCCATGGAAAAGGAACACTCAAAGAGGACCCTTGAATCTAATTCACTCCAACTATAGAAAAACAGGATATCAAGTAGAACTAATGAATTACATCTCCTAAGAGAGAAGAAATACTGAAACAATAAACGAAAGGAACCAATCTAAGTCGCCCAAACATCAACATGCACAAGGAATAAAATGAGAGTGAATTTAATGAGAAACTAATCACCGCCAACAACAAAAACAGCACTACAAGGAAGCCTCAGGAATCCAAATTACACAAATAACCAaaagaagattttttattttttatttttgaaggaaaggaaaaggaaaacccATAATTAAATCATCAAACAAGAAGAGAAATGGCAAGAAGCAGAACAAAACCAAAAGCAATCAACCCATAAAAACCAGATCTTTCCACAAACGAACATTGCATCCATCTGCTTAAAGGGGGAAAAAATACAAAACAGATCAAAAACCAAAATGTAGATCAAAAAAACCCAGCCagaaaaaaatccaattcaactcCTACAAAGCAGCATTCCATTTCTAAAGAAAAAACCCATAAACAATAATGAAGAAATGCACTTCCTAATCTCTCTTACCGTAAATGAAGGGATACAAGCCGTTGATGCGCCCTCCCATACCCACAATCCAACCTCACCGCCTCTTCACATTCCGTCACTGCTTCTACCAGTCGCCCAAGACCTATCAAAGCCGCCGCCCTGTTGCTCCTACAAGCCACATTATCCGGCGAAATCGCGATTGCCCGGTCATACAAACAGAGCGCCTCTGCAAAATGCCCCCGTTTGTACTGCTCATTCCCCGCCTTCTTTACCTCTTCAAAATCCGAGCTTGCCATTGCTCGTTTTACCATTATCGACTCCCCTGCAGAATGTATATTCCCCGTCACATTCGCCACTGATACTGTCTCTCCTCCAGATTTCCCAACGCCAAACCCACGCATTACACTCCCATGCCCGTAATTCCCCATCCCGGACCGAAGCACATCACTCCTCGCCGAGCTCTTGCACGCAACACCCATCTGCCCGATCTTCCCCGACGGGCAGATGTTCCCGCTGGGAAGGAAACTCCCATTTGAAGAACTCGCAGAACCGCCACGGGAATATATCAACGGAACGCCCGCGGAACTCGACCGCCTGTGCCCGGGCTTGGAATTACGAGCAGACCGGGCGCACTCGGCGGCAGTTGGGCTGCCTTCGCTGGAGCCCGAGAGCTCGCCCGAATGGTTTCCACCGTCGGATCGCTTGGCGACAGGAGCAGCATTGTTGCTGGTCTTTCCGGAGATGGAGCTGGAAGAACTGGAGCTGCTGCTTGCTGGTGCAGAAGACCCAGGTGCTCTTTGGGTTCTCAGAGGCGAGACAGGGGAGCCAAGATCGAGCTCTTTGAAATCAGGCTTGTTTTCGCAGCTCAATGCATCTTGGAAGCGAGCGGGAAGAGAGTCTAAGAATATCTCAGAGACAGGTTTTCGAATGCCGGCGTCAGAATGTGACATTTCTTCGAATAATCATAGTGCGTTTTCTTACTTCTATATGTATCAATGCCCGTAACTACTACAATGACAATAACAGAAAAGGAGATAATGTAGTGGAAGAAttcatgaagagagagagagagagagagagagagagagagagagagagatgggatctCGTCGATGGAAAGAAGGAAGCAGGGAATGAGAGAGACAGGAGAGAAGGGAAaagggaagaaaggagaagagagcgAACGAAAGAAAGACAGGAGAGAAGGGAAAGgggaagaaaggagaagagggCGAACGAAAGAAAGGGATGGGCTTTTTCCTTCTTTCCTGTTTTCACATGCCCGCTTCACGagactctctcgctctctctctccttcacctGTTCTCCTCtcagctttctttctttctttattattggCTTCTCTCCCTCTGATTGCATGCTTCATgggttctttttatttttccccgTCAGATGGTGCGCACGTTAAGACTCGTTCGCTCTCGGCGCTAATGATAGACAGATGTCATTATTAGTGATTTGATCCACTTCCCTAATTTTACGTGGCAATGAGGTTTCTCTGTTCACTGCGCCGTTTGCTTACTACCCTAATCCTATGTTTCAGAGTGCCTTTTGGTGCTCTGCCAATCTCACACTCCATGCGCATGCAGATATAAATGAGTACACGTGGTACATGCACCCAgatcatgggcctcaacatagaTATATCATACGATCTCTGCACGTCTGATTGATGGTGAAATGGAAAACAGTCAACGGTCCAGACATATGTGGAATATTTTGAGGGGTCGTGATTCAACGAGGGTCCTGTGGAACACTTGTCGGTGGTTCGGGCCCACGGAATATGTGGCAGGGATgtggccattcatcaagtaggtgCCGTGCCATGTACCAAAAATAAAGGTCGTAGACTCATCGAGTGAGATAAAAATCTACGTTGAACTTGGACTAGTGGACTTTTACGTTTTTCCATCTAACCGCCCATTTCTCTCGTACAAGATTGACGGCACGTGATCAATGCACGTACATTATTTTTGGTCCACTGTATGTTTGCAGTGGTCCCTAATTGATGAATGGAACGGATCTCTACCACGTGTCCCGTTAGCCCGGATCTCTGACGCGTGTTTTGACCCCCCTCAAATGAGGTACCCACGTTGATTCacagaacgcggattgcgtcctacccccgcccgtctccagctgggaacgggcaggagctttagtggccaccgtgatgtgtggattttatccacaccgtcaatccatttttccgtGGAATTTTATGGAATAGCACCAAATTCTCGGGAGAtccaagtttcaagtggaccacaccagaggaggCAGCGGTGCTAgtgattcttaccgttgaaacttctcgATGGCacaccgcgatgtttatttgtcgtaCAACCTATTCGTAAATTTacagaaatgaaaacacaaatataagccgatccaaggaaacggattggctactctccctgacgccagccgatggctggtggtcggtgctctgtgggcccaccatgatgtatgtgtttcatctataccgtccatatatttttatagatcatttttcatggtccaaaaatgaggtatatcccaatatcaaatggactacattataggaaacagtgttgaatgagtgtcgaccattaaaaacattttgggggccatagaagttttagatcaagatgatttttgtattttccattcatctaagcttgtatgacctaatcaataggttagatgtcaaataaacagtacagtgggccttaagaggattttaatggtggatatccaatcactattgttttcatgtggtgtggtccacctgagatttatatcctatAGATTTTAGAAGtaattactaaaatgatctgtaaaaatggatgaacggaatggatgaaacacatacatcatggtggggcccacagagcaccgaccagatCTGCCTTAGTTTTGAGTCTTCATGCTGAAACGAtacggaaaatggatggacggtgtggataaaacccatgcatcacggtcgccactcaaagctcctgcctgttCCCAGCTGGACACGGgcggggtaagacgcaatccgtgTTCTGATTCACGACCGTAGTCTGAGATCATAACCGTCAAATCAATCTGACTTTTGGGAATATGCTACATCAACGGTGGTCCCTTTTTTGGCGGTTTACATCCAGTTTAAATACTTACGTAACGCAAATTCTATACGGATGCGTATTGAGCGTCGTAGTCTGCCAgattatcaaataactcctccgGTTTAATGGGCCCGGATTGctgcatggggcccacagagatgtctgtgacaaatccactccatccatcagtttcaaaAGACCGCAATATATCAGTTCATAAAAgtaaaacagatccaaaactcatgtgggccataccacaagaaacagtgggaaagcaaacgtccaccgttgaaacttccatggagctgactatgatgtttatatcacATCCAAACCGTTAACAAGGTTATTAACACTCAgttaaactgtaggcacaaatacatcctgataaaaaacttctgtgcccccaaaAATTTTACATAGGTGTTGAAATCCTACTACGGTGTGAATGAATCTGTGTTTCGTGGGGAATGGCcaatatgagttttggatctgaactATTTTTATGATCCTAAACTATTGTGGCCctttgaaactgatggacggagtggatttgtcatggacatccctgtgggccccacacagattcCGGGCAGAGGAACTTCATGTGCCCGGTCCGAGTTAATGGGGGTATTCTGTTCAGTGCACAGGGAGAAACGGCGTTTGGTTCCAGTGTACCACCAAAAGATGCACACGCGGGCCACCATTTTGGCAACTAAGTCATTGATCTGGTGGCCCCTTCACAAGTGAATGACTCCTTTATCAGATGATCTTAGCCATTTGATGTAGCGGGACATTTACAATTGATGGTCCATATTTAACGGGGTATAACTATTACTATGGTCCAACAATGTCAGAGCCGTTCAAGTGGGAACGTCATGCCTGGGTATGATAAAAGTTTGGACAGTCCGAGTTGCTTGATACCAGTTGGATGTACATCACAAAAATTGCATGGATTGGAGAATCCTGACCGTCCAACTGGTTGACAGTTAACAAGAAAAAGGTTAGCtgtccaaattgaaaaataaagacAAGAAGGTTAGGATTTTCTGCTGATCTAACCACTTCGTTGAATTGTGGCCAGATGATATTCTGATGGTTGGAATTTTTCAGGTTGAATGAGGATGGTAAAACCATTCTTTCCTTGTGGGCCCAGCAGATGGAAGGCCGGATCACAAAAATGATATGCCACGCGTCGAACTCTCATTGGGAGCTGACGATAAGTTTCACCGACGCACGGCGCACGGAATAAAAAACCACTACGTGAATATTCTGTCTCTGCTATTAATCTCCTCCGGTACTCGTGTTTTTTCATTCTCACACGCAAGCCCGAAGCTAAGGCGACATGATTTTTAAAGAGTGGACTCAAAATTACTAAATTACTCATATCTTTAGAATTGAAAGTTCGATAATGCCCTTGTTGGATGAGTAAATTATTCACCTACCCCTCCCTCACAAAAGAGCTTTGCTCAGCCCGTATGCGTGTACAAGTTAGCTCATGTACACGCACATTTGTGCCAGCGTGGCATACTGGCACGatatccagtccattcatcagcGGGTTACTGATATTTAGATGTTCTTAAATATGATTCGGGTAAGTTCATCGGTCAGGCGGGCCATTAAAAAAAAGTGCGGCTGATAGAAACTTTTGAATTTTTAACCGTCCAGCGATTTCTAACATCCTGGCCATTGATGAATCGACCAGATTTTTTTCCTCGGTCCAGAACGTCTGCATTGTCAGACCAATCTGATGGACAGATTGAATGTTGCACCATCTGCtggccatgctggcacatgtggcgtGTAGGCTTCGCAAAGACCGTTGGGGGACAATTGCCCGAtaggtggggccaaccgtgatgttggtaagaaatccaccccgtccttctgttttttcagatcatgttaggacatgggtccaaaaatgaagtagatgcgGACTCAAGTGGGTCGCGCTAGaggaaaaggtgaggattgaacatccaccgttgaaaacatttgtggggccacaattttggatcaggctaatattttttgtgttttcagtgcATCTCAATGggaatgatcttatgaacggtatggacagaagataaacattacggtggatctaaggaggtttcaacggtgggtattccGTACCACTGTTTTTATGTCGTGCAGTCGACTTGAGTTTTCGAtcgacctcattttttggcctatgtattaaaatgatctagaaaaacggatgaacggagtggatttctcacaaatatcataccggacccacctagcttcctgtctCCGAAATGCTCTCGCAGCCAATTAGGGTCCGATGAGAACCGGGAATGCAGACTTTCCGAAAATGGGAGTACGCAATCgaaaatcgaaatcgacctcacgCAGCGAAAACTTTCGAGGAGCTTGCAGTATACATCCCAATGTGTTGGGATAAGAAGCGTCGGAACCGAAGCTGTTTGATTGAtcctttttcaatgatccaaaccgtttatttgatagaTATTTTCTTGGACGGTGGAAAGATAAAAAGGTGGATTGAATTTTCTGAACTATTGATCATACAAAGGTTGTGTTGATCGTTAATGTACAAGGCAAAAGAgaaaatttattaagtttttaaatAATCTGATTGAGAATTTTACCTTTTTCTTTACGATAAAAAATGTGAGATTtgtcttataaacggtttggatcatttgatgATAGACCCATATTCAAACGATAAAGTTTCGACGTATCCTATCCCAATGTATCGCGATGCATTCGTGCAAACAACAACTTTCGAAACTCAGGCCGTCGCCATCCTCACCGACCAAGAGGGCATTTTCGTAATCCACGCGTCCCTCGCGACCGGGGCAGCTGGCCATGTGCATGATGCCGTGACAGCTGGGCCATGCAAAAGCCCTAAAAAGGATTCCAGCGGCATCCAGCTAAGCAAATGACAGAGGAGATAACGGCGTTGATCTATTCCGGACATTCCGTTAGACAGGGCCAGAACGGAACGGTACTCGACCCATACCGAGGTGGATGGGAGCTGCCATCCGCAGCGGCTCCAGCTCACCCTCTTTCCCTTTCGGAAGTAAACGGAAACGCTTACGACGCTAGCTATATGACAGACTGCGACGCGTGGTGAATACAACGAGAAAGAACGCGACCTCTGGCTGACGAGGACGTGAGACTTCTTAATAATgcgatccactccgttcatcagttttgtcaCCCTATTTTAGTCATTGATCCCTAAAATAATAATGATCCAAGATTGAGGTCGGCGCTTAAATATGAAAGTGTaaaatctaaataaataaattataaataaataaataaataaacactctTAAATGGTAATTTGAATGTGTGAGTGCTAAAATTGAATTTACATCTTATCAGTTATGACCAAGATTTAATGAGACCGATCACCTGTATATCCACTAACCTAATATGTAAATAGGATAGACATATTCAAATGGTAAAATGATGAGTTATAGTTTTGTGTTTCTTACTAAACTTTTTGTTACAAATAAAGTATAATGAGAAAGTAATTCTTATAATGGAGCatgaaaaataattacaaaatatTTTTTCGAGTGAAGAATTAAATCTAGTGTGTAAATATAaattcaaattacaactaaaattatCAACTACTTAATTAACACTATAGAATGTACACATCAAACGAAAACT
This DNA window, taken from Magnolia sinica isolate HGM2019 chromosome 14, MsV1, whole genome shotgun sequence, encodes the following:
- the LOC131225194 gene encoding TPR repeat-containing thioredoxin TTL1-like, with amino-acid sequence MSHSDAGIRKPVSEIFLDSLPARFQDALSCENKPDFKELDLGSPVSPLRTQRAPGSSAPASSSSSSSSSISGKTSNNAAPVAKRSDGGNHSGELSGSSEGSPTAAECARSARNSKPGHRRSSSAGVPLIYSRGGSASSSNGSFLPSGNICPSGKIGQMGVACKSSARSDVLRSGMGNYGHGSVMRGFGVGKSGGETVSVANVTGNIHSAGESIMVKRAMASSDFEEVKKAGNEQYKRGHFAEALCLYDRAIAISPDNVACRSNRAAALIGLGRLVEAVTECEEAVRLDCGYGRAHQRLVSLHLRLGQVENARKHLYSGQTPDAAELQKLQAVERHLSRCMDARKIGDWKSALREGDAAIAAGAESALQLFALRAEALLKLHQLEDADSTLSSVPKFEPSPQSCSQTKFFGMICDSYPFFVRAQVEMAMGRFESAVGAAEKAGHIDPRNIEVAVLLNSVRSVAKARVHGNDLFNAGKFAEACAAYGEGLKFHPSNPVLYCNRAACRSKLGQWELSVEDCNEALRIHPRYTKALLRRAASNDKLGRWAESVRDYEVLINELPGDKEVAEALFHAQAALKKSHGEEVYNMKFGGEVEEISCIEQFRVIISSPGISVVHFKTASNQQCEQISPFVDMLCVRYPSVNFYKVDIKENTAVANAENVRIAPTFKIYKNGARVKEMICPSQQVLEFSVRHYSF